One genomic segment of Mycolicibacterium gilvum includes these proteins:
- a CDS encoding nuclear transport factor 2 family protein, whose product MSFEPDVLQGFVQRYLDTVVSGNAEEVAALYAEDATLEDPVGGGEVHIGRQAIAGFYNNISGAEVKTELLSFRAGGTEAAFLFAITVGGAMRIEPIEVMTFNADGQITSMKAYWGPQDITQLS is encoded by the coding sequence ATGAGCTTCGAGCCCGACGTCCTGCAAGGTTTCGTCCAGCGTTATCTCGACACCGTCGTCAGCGGCAACGCCGAAGAGGTGGCCGCGCTCTACGCCGAGGACGCCACGCTGGAAGATCCGGTCGGCGGCGGCGAGGTGCACATCGGCCGCCAGGCCATTGCCGGCTTCTACAACAACATCTCGGGCGCCGAGGTGAAGACCGAGCTGCTGAGCTTCCGCGCCGGTGGCACCGAGGCCGCGTTCCTCTTCGCGATCACCGTGGGCGGCGCGATGCGCATCGAGCCCATCGAGGTGATGACCTTCAACGCCGACGGCCAGATCACGTCGATGAAGGCCTACTGGGGTCCGCAGGACATCACCCAGCTCTCCTGA
- a CDS encoding thioredoxin domain-containing protein, whose protein sequence is MSSPADGPGNLLADATSPYLRQHADNPVHWRQWGADALAEAAARDVPILLSIGYAACHWCHVMAHESFSDDEVAAAANRDFVCIKVDREERPDLDAVYMSATVALTGQGGWPMTCFLTPDGRPFFCGTYYPKVSFLQLLAAVSETWRTRRDEVEQTSDHIATELRSMATGLPRGSRTVDSAVCDDAVAAVLRDEDVARGGFSNSPSGAPKFPPSALLEALLRHHERTASPEALATVERTCTAMARGGIYDQLAGGFARYSVDSSWVVPHFEKMLYDNAQLLRVYAHWARRTADPSARRIADETARFLLDDLRRDALFVSSLDADTEGVEGLTYVWTPDQLRRVLGEDDGRWAAAVFEVTSDGTFEDGQSVLQLLRDPDDPERFERVRIALRAERRARPQPARDDKVIAAWNGLAITALAEAAFALGRPEYFSAAVDCAQALLDLHIVDGRLRRSSLGGVVGDGAAILEDHTALATALLTLHQGTGERRWLDAATRLLDLALDHFADPDEPGRWYDVADDAERLVVRPSDPMDGATPSGASLVAEALQVAAHLADDGADRYAAAADAALSSAAVLLERAPRSAGHWLAVAEAAVRGPIQIAVACEGPDSALLAAARALAPGGAVVIGGVTDSSALLRDRPRVRGADAAYVCRGRACDLPVTTAGELAAALGCSV, encoded by the coding sequence GGCTGACGGTCCGGGCAACCTGCTCGCGGACGCGACCAGTCCGTATCTGAGGCAGCACGCCGACAACCCGGTGCACTGGCGGCAGTGGGGCGCCGACGCGCTCGCCGAAGCCGCGGCCCGCGACGTGCCGATCCTTCTGTCGATCGGCTACGCGGCCTGCCACTGGTGCCATGTGATGGCCCACGAGTCGTTCTCCGACGACGAGGTGGCCGCCGCCGCGAACCGGGACTTCGTCTGCATCAAGGTCGACCGTGAGGAGCGCCCCGACCTGGACGCGGTCTACATGAGTGCCACCGTCGCGCTCACCGGGCAGGGCGGTTGGCCGATGACCTGCTTCCTGACCCCGGACGGGCGGCCGTTCTTCTGCGGCACCTACTACCCGAAGGTGAGTTTCCTGCAACTGCTGGCCGCGGTCAGCGAGACGTGGCGGACGCGCCGCGACGAGGTGGAACAGACCTCCGACCATATCGCCACCGAATTGCGTTCGATGGCAACGGGTTTGCCGCGCGGGAGCCGGACCGTGGACTCCGCGGTGTGCGACGACGCGGTGGCGGCGGTGTTGCGCGACGAGGACGTCGCGCGCGGCGGCTTCTCGAACTCCCCGTCGGGTGCGCCGAAGTTCCCGCCGTCCGCTCTTCTGGAGGCGTTGCTGCGCCACCACGAACGCACCGCATCGCCGGAAGCGCTCGCGACGGTGGAACGTACGTGCACGGCGATGGCGCGCGGCGGCATCTACGATCAGCTGGCCGGTGGCTTCGCCCGCTACAGCGTCGACTCTTCCTGGGTGGTACCGCATTTCGAGAAGATGCTGTACGACAACGCGCAGTTGTTGCGCGTCTACGCGCACTGGGCACGGCGCACCGCAGACCCGTCGGCCCGCCGCATCGCCGACGAGACGGCGCGGTTCCTGCTCGACGACCTGCGCCGCGACGCGCTGTTCGTCTCGTCGCTGGACGCCGACACCGAGGGCGTCGAGGGGCTGACCTACGTGTGGACACCCGACCAGCTCCGCCGGGTTCTCGGTGAGGACGACGGACGCTGGGCGGCAGCGGTTTTCGAAGTCACCTCCGACGGGACGTTCGAGGACGGGCAGTCGGTGCTGCAACTGCTGCGCGACCCCGACGACCCCGAACGCTTCGAACGTGTCCGGATCGCGTTGCGCGCCGAGCGGCGCGCCAGGCCGCAGCCCGCGCGTGACGACAAGGTGATCGCGGCCTGGAATGGTCTGGCGATCACCGCGCTCGCCGAAGCCGCGTTTGCCCTGGGCCGACCCGAATACTTCAGTGCGGCAGTCGATTGCGCACAGGCGCTGCTCGATCTGCATATCGTCGACGGACGGCTTCGGCGCTCCAGTCTCGGCGGGGTGGTCGGTGACGGCGCCGCGATCCTCGAAGACCATACGGCACTGGCGACCGCTTTGCTGACGCTGCACCAGGGGACGGGGGAGCGCCGGTGGCTGGACGCGGCCACGCGGTTGCTGGACCTCGCCCTGGACCATTTCGCCGATCCGGACGAGCCGGGCCGCTGGTACGACGTCGCCGACGACGCCGAGCGGCTGGTGGTGCGCCCGTCGGATCCGATGGACGGTGCCACGCCGTCGGGGGCCTCCCTGGTCGCCGAAGCTCTGCAAGTGGCAGCACATCTGGCCGATGACGGGGCGGATCGTTACGCCGCGGCGGCCGACGCCGCGCTGTCGAGTGCGGCGGTGCTGCTGGAGCGCGCGCCGCGGTCGGCCGGGCACTGGCTCGCTGTCGCGGAGGCAGCGGTGCGCGGCCCGATCCAGATCGCGGTGGCGTGCGAGGGGCCCGACTCCGCGCTGCTCGCCGCGGCCCGCGCTCTGGCGCCGGGTGGCGCGGTGGTGATCGGCGGGGTGACGGATTCCTCTGCGCTGCTCCGGGACCGGCCCCGTGTGCGGGGTGCCGACGCCGCCTATGTGTGCCGCGGTCGCGCGTGCGACCTGCCGGTGACCACGGCGGGGGAACTCGCTGCCGCACTGGGGTGTTCCGTGTAG
- the trhA gene encoding PAQR family membrane homeostasis protein TrhA, whose amino-acid sequence MPTSLEPWYSADRSQGPEDLPEAVAEGVAQFFGKPRLRGWIHVYSAVIAVICGSALVAVSWSAQSTRSGIATLIYTLTIVAMFAVSGTYHRVNWTSATARKWMKRADHSMIFLFIAGSYTPFALLALPENDGMVLLWIVWGGALAGVALKMLWPSSPRWLGVPLYILLGWVAVWFIGPIMHGAGVAAVVLLIVGGALYSIGGVLYALKWPNPWPTTFGHHEFFHACTAVAAICHYIAMWFAVF is encoded by the coding sequence ATGCCGACTTCTCTCGAACCGTGGTACAGCGCAGACCGTTCGCAGGGTCCCGAGGATCTCCCCGAGGCCGTCGCCGAGGGCGTCGCCCAGTTCTTCGGAAAGCCACGTCTCCGTGGGTGGATCCACGTCTATTCGGCCGTCATCGCGGTGATCTGCGGCTCGGCTCTGGTCGCGGTGTCATGGTCGGCGCAGTCGACCCGCTCGGGCATCGCCACGCTGATCTACACACTGACGATCGTCGCGATGTTCGCCGTCAGCGGCACCTACCACCGGGTGAACTGGACGTCGGCCACCGCGCGCAAGTGGATGAAGCGCGCCGACCACTCGATGATCTTCCTGTTCATCGCGGGCAGCTACACCCCGTTCGCACTGCTGGCGCTGCCGGAGAACGACGGCATGGTGCTGCTGTGGATCGTGTGGGGCGGGGCGCTGGCCGGGGTCGCACTGAAAATGCTGTGGCCGTCGTCGCCGCGCTGGCTCGGGGTGCCGCTCTACATCCTGCTGGGCTGGGTGGCGGTGTGGTTCATCGGGCCGATCATGCACGGCGCGGGCGTCGCGGCAGTGGTGCTGCTGATCGTCGGCGGCGCGCTGTACAGCATCGGCGGTGTGCTCTACGCGCTGAAGTGGCCCAACCCGTGGCCCACGACCTTCGGCCATCACGAGTTCTTCCACGCGTGCACTGCCGTCGCGGCGATCTGCCACTACATCGCGATGTGGTTCGCCGTTTTCTGA